A stretch of DNA from candidate division KSB1 bacterium:
AAATTAGATTTTCCATACTTCAGACTAGTTTTATTTCTCCTATTCATTTCTCTAAGTTTTTCTTCGTGTACCGGCAATAATAGCCAAAGGGCGGATTTTTTTAGAAAGAATCCATTAGCTTTATATAATGCAGCGCTCCAGCAATCCCTAAAATTAAATTCTCTGGAAGGGTTTGCCCATCTTACTGTTGAATCTCCCGAGGGCGGCTTTGATGGAAGCGCCAGGATTTATTTTCAACAACCCGACTCCTTGTTAATCCAGATTAAGACCGGGCCTGGCATCTCTTTGGGATACATGCTGATCAAAAATGAACAATTCTGGATGTATAATATCCGGAAAAAATTGCTATTCAAAAGTAAGGGCGACCAGGTTCCTCTTGAAGAACTTATCGGAATTAAAGTTCCTTTGCCGAATATATATGATGCAGCTCTTGGACTGCCACGCTACCAGAACTATCAACTTTCGGATAACTCCGATAGTAGTGCACTTAAAATCCAATATGTCGGTAGCAATATCCAATATACTTTTCTTCGAAATGGCCATATTTATAATTTTCTTGCTGATCCGGGTAAAGGTTCTTTTATTAAGTACACTTTGGTTCGGAAAGGCGAAGTAGATAGTATCCATGTTGTATTTAAGCAATTCAGAAAATATAGTGGCATAAATGTTCCAAAACATATTCAGGTTAGCAGGCCTACGCACAAAGAGAGATTGTCATTTTTCTACTCAAGAATAACCGTAAATAAAAAAATGCGCCCAAATCGATTCGCGCTTAAAGTGCCTAAAAATATTGAAATTATTAATCTAACTCAAAACGAACAATGAGAAATTCTGTCAAAATTAGTATTGTAATTCCTTCCTACAACGAACAAGAATCATTGGAAGAGTTATGTCGAACTACTGTTTCCGTCTTAGAGAAATTAAACTCACAATTTGAAATTATATTTGTGGATGATGGTTCAACCGATGATTCACTTGAAATCATGCGGAAAATTTACCAAGCCGATCGCCGGATAAAAATAATCCAATTCAGGAAGAATTATGGTAAATCTGCTGCACTTTCTGCAGGGTTTGCCGCGTCGAATGGTGATATTGTCGTAACAATGGATGCAGATTTGCAGGATGATCCCACAGAAATTCCCAACCTGATTGCCAAATTAAATGAAGGCTACGAACTTGTGTCAGGCTGGAAAAAAATTAGACATGATCCACTAACAAAAAGAATCACATCCAAAATATATAATATTTTAACTTCCTTCTTTGGCGGCATCCGTTTACATGATTTTAATTGTGGGTTGAAAGCTTATCGTTCTGAAGTAGTAAAATCCATTCGGGTTTATGGAGATCAGCATCGTTATATCCCGGTTTTGGCACATAGTGAAGGATTCCGAGTAACCGAGCTTCCGGTAAAACATCATACCCGAAAATATGGCAAAACTAAATTTGGTTTGAGCCGTTTTACCCATGGCGCTTTCGATTTAATTACTGTCACATACCTCACTCGTTATAGAAAAAGGCCGCTTCATCTTTTTGGATTTTTAGGAATGATCAGTTTTGTATTAGGGACAATTATTTCAGGTGTGCTTACCTATCAAAGAATTTTTGAGGACAAATTCTTAAGTAACCGCCCTTTGTTGTTTTTAGGCATACTGCTCATCATCGTCGGTGTGCAATTCTTTTCTATTGGCCTTTTAGGTGAAATGTTAAGCTCCGCTAGCAAAGATACAGATAGTTATGTGGTGAGGGAGAGGTTGGGGTTTAATGATTAATCCATCGACTCTGCTTCAGACAAATAAAGATCGA
This window harbors:
- a CDS encoding DUF4292 domain-containing protein, whose protein sequence is MFKLDFPYFRLVLFLLFISLSFSSCTGNNSQRADFFRKNPLALYNAALQQSLKLNSLEGFAHLTVESPEGGFDGSARIYFQQPDSLLIQIKTGPGISLGYMLIKNEQFWMYNIRKKLLFKSKGDQVPLEELIGIKVPLPNIYDAALGLPRYQNYQLSDNSDSSALKIQYVGSNIQYTFLRNGHIYNFLADPGKGSFIKYTLVRKGEVDSIHVVFKQFRKYSGINVPKHIQVSRPTHKERLSFFYSRITVNKKMRPNRFALKVPKNIEIINLTQNEQ
- a CDS encoding glycosyltransferase family 2 protein, yielding MRNSVKISIVIPSYNEQESLEELCRTTVSVLEKLNSQFEIIFVDDGSTDDSLEIMRKIYQADRRIKIIQFRKNYGKSAALSAGFAASNGDIVVTMDADLQDDPTEIPNLIAKLNEGYELVSGWKKIRHDPLTKRITSKIYNILTSFFGGIRLHDFNCGLKAYRSEVVKSIRVYGDQHRYIPVLAHSEGFRVTELPVKHHTRKYGKTKFGLSRFTHGAFDLITVTYLTRYRKRPLHLFGFLGMISFVLGTIISGVLTYQRIFEDKFLSNRPLLFLGILLIIVGVQFFSIGLLGEMLSSASKDTDSYVVRERLGFND